One genomic region from Cyanobium usitatum str. Tous encodes:
- a CDS encoding PilZ domain-containing protein, with the protein MPSISMTIQIDFHVDPVPFIGRLWDVSSSGACLLFPIREPVVPGLVGTLTIHHPTFGDPIRLRASSLWVDRLESASYVGVRFLETVDFNTTFLNFLMRRSGGHTPVGGFGDLRSGTAFGSFS; encoded by the coding sequence GTGCCCTCGATCAGCATGACGATTCAGATCGACTTTCATGTCGATCCAGTTCCGTTTATTGGTCGCCTTTGGGATGTGAGCTCCTCCGGTGCCTGCCTGCTGTTTCCCATCCGCGAGCCTGTTGTGCCTGGCTTGGTCGGCACCCTCACGATTCACCACCCCACCTTCGGCGATCCGATCCGGCTGCGGGCCAGCTCCCTCTGGGTAGATCGGCTGGAGTCTGCCTCCTATGTGGGGGTGCGCTTTCTTGAAACCGTCGACTTCAACACCACCTTTTTGAATTTTCTGATGCGCCGCAGCGGTGGCCATACGCCCGTGGGTGGTTTTGGCGACCTTCGCTCTGGCACGGCATTCGGCAGCTTCAGTTGA
- a CDS encoding LexA family protein, with protein sequence MASDLIWLGPLQPAHHDLEPLLLPLAGETVAAGFPSTADDYIEATIDLNGALIPRPSSTFLMRVDGDAMRREGIHHGDLLVVDRSVGPRSGSIVVAVHEGRFLLRRLEGAPAHWRLVASDATSPAIALQGDDPDLLIWGVVIHAVHHLWKPSPQSRVRGSAFKPSPEAFGIKP encoded by the coding sequence ATGGCGAGCGATCTGATCTGGCTTGGTCCCTTGCAGCCAGCACATCACGACCTCGAGCCCCTGCTCCTGCCCTTGGCGGGAGAAACCGTGGCCGCAGGTTTTCCCAGCACTGCCGATGACTACATCGAGGCAACGATCGATCTAAATGGAGCCCTGATTCCGCGACCGAGCTCCACCTTTTTGATGCGGGTAGACGGCGATGCCATGCGCAGGGAGGGCATCCACCACGGCGATCTATTGGTGGTTGATCGCAGTGTGGGTCCCCGTTCGGGCTCCATCGTGGTCGCCGTGCACGAGGGGCGCTTTCTGCTGCGGCGACTGGAAGGGGCACCTGCCCATTGGCGCCTGGTGGCCAGCGATGCCACTAGCCCCGCCATTGCCCTGCAAGGTGACGATCCCGACCTGCTGATCTGGGGCGTGGTGATCCATGCGGTGCATCACCTCTGGAAGCCATCGCCGCAATCGCGGGTCCGAGGAAGCGCTTTTAAGCCTTCACCAGAAGCCTTTGGAATAAAGCCA